In the Mastacembelus armatus chromosome 17, fMasArm1.2, whole genome shotgun sequence genome, one interval contains:
- the LOC113134173 gene encoding MAM and LDL-receptor class A domain-containing protein 2: MLSFPDGEFNCTSGECLHARHTCDFKEHFENCSEEEFCGSCDFEHHTCGWKDTSDPSYSWRWQMANISSVPGQDHTTGSSWGHVMHIDGKQEGSFLASANLEYSVEKQAALGCQISFWYHMYIDMSPLPSHFKVKMVRGTDEKDLLDISKSKTNGWENATVFIGNQLGGYKLLFSFSPSFMARSDVMLDDISFENCREGDIPAGSDQLSCDFEKDTCSWYHDYSAHLLWKRSKEKFNEDPSQNGYYMIITATPNINTSSAARLISFPRPAGHVICVSFRYHIFGSSIGSLMFIAKRSGEPEAVVWMRSGTQGNKWRFADLTFISAKPIQFIIEAVVGGKQGSIAIDDIIVSSTGNGSCPPERECTFQGSLCGLLPQPSSNFTWSRITGMSQPANSSGPATDHTLGTQQGYYLSAQLWRQPVGSKGAIMTAVMEPTPPDGECLMFWYYMEGSGVGELSVYLQTPNTHRDPIQLWNRSGDQGKHWRHGRVTLFSPGASYQVIFEAVVGDGLSRDISIDDLTVLNNACAPPGFCDFEMDFCGWVNSPPAESGVAWDWLSGGSKGNLVPRRDHSTGTSLGHFAFFVSSTSNTEDIARLESETMAAVDRACLEFWHYARGWLTNRPSYVTLTVFLNETTGLRSVWNTSGYMNDTWIKDRVDYSSSGPHQIVLQASCPGSKDGSFALDDIHVIRGKSCHDITLITTPNPATMTTSASASAMDCSFEQGFCSWGQGDSGDFTWALSSGLQVIQPWDGPQYDHTVGNNKGFFIMVHGSGSEDNQRAVISVPVINLTAHICVGFWYYMLGPSVSTLDLLVKTKSSEVLVWTRQGTQNPEWMNAQVTISMNNTIELMFIGHRNTNSQGFIAIDDIIVREGVCSIQNVCGFDSSLCGFENDVSHRGRWVRKRATKHHMDHTYGTENGFYMAVKISTSTQTEVAQLLTPQLTSAAEMCVRFWYWLPAVFSNSIAVHVLKNEEPGDVLWQRSGVPSTGWEVAEVTVSSPAKFHVAFKADYVPGTNTTVKLDDISLRDGACSPLGSCDFESGQCSWVNIHKENGHDWVLANGGYQGPPTDHTTQSPEGWFLLSSARHQNHSSLAQVVSEWIQLTEFPSCLTLWYHMDSSDSGTLRVYLRTGPTKEELMFHSNSSEHEWSRFSQSVERTSPFQVLIEAETNNKGFIAIDDISLTSGLCQVNGTSLGFGGCSFENDSCGWEDVSAGQFQWARGRNTSESAGPSVDHTLGTELGWYIAVESDQGAQMSPAALQSPTMKQASATCTLHFYYNMYGEGTEKLNVLVKEGSRTTTLWWLSGNNGDLWQHGEVMIGRIPQDFTVLFESSRTFSSPGHIAIDDINFTNCILPEPQPLCPESMFICNNSVCVEHTQVCDFSDDCGDWSDENNCDSDVDTPGAEWMHCRGQEAWPNHGPPRDHTHNSAAGHYIIPGTLSKKAQVSETLSKTLLPSTNCTI, from the exons ATGTTATCCTTTCCTGACGGGGAGTTCAACTGTACATCTGGAGAATGTCTTCATGCCCGACACACCTGTGATTTTAAAGAGCATTTTGAAAATTGCTCAGAAGAGGAGTTTTGTG GCTCATGTGACTTTGAACATCACACTTGTGGCTGGAAAGATACCAGCGATCCTTCATACAGCTGGAGGTGGCAGATGGCAAACATCAGCTCAGTACCTGGACAGGACCATACCACAGGAAGCTCTTGGG GACATGTAATGCATATAGATGGCAAACAAGAAGGTAGTTTCCTTGCGTCTGCTAATTTGGAGTATTCAGTTGAGAAACAGGCAGCTCTGGGATGCCAGATCAG CTTTTGGTACCATATGTACATTGACATGTCACCACTACCAtcacattttaaagtaaaaatggtCAGAGGCACTGATGAGAAGGACTTGCTGGATATTTCTAAAAGTAAGACAAATGGTTGGGAGAATGCCACAGTCTTCATTGGTAATCAGCTAGGAGGATACAAG ctgctgttttcattcagCCCTTCATTTATGGCAAGAAGTGACGTCATGCTGGACGATATCAGCTTTGAGAACTGTAGAGAGGGAGACATCCCTGCAGGATCAGACCAGCTCTCCTGTGATTTTGAAAAGGACACCTGTTCATGGTACCATGACTATTCTGCCCACCTTTTGTGGAAAAGGAGTAAAGAGAAATTTAACGAAGACCCATCACAGAATG GCTACTACATGATCATAACAGCTACACCTAATATAAATACCTCATCAGCAGCCAGACTCATCAGCTTCCCTCGACCTGCGGGTCACGTCATATGTGTGAGCTTCCGGTACCACATATTTGGCAGTAGCATTG GTTCATTGATGTTTATTGCAAAGCGTTCTGGTGAACCAGAGGCCGTTGTGTGGATGAGAAGCGGCACCCAGGGAAACAAATGGCGATTTGCTGATCTCACGTTCATCAGTGCCAAACCAATACAG tttattatAGAAGCTGTTGTGGGTGGTAAGCAAGGGAGCATAGCCATCGATGACATAATAGTGTCCAGCACTGGGAATGGCTCTTGCCCACCTGAGAGAGAGTGCACCTTCCAGGGCTCCCTCTGTGGTCTTCTGCCCCAACCCTCTTCAAACTTCACTTGGAGTCGGATCACAGGGATGTCCCAGCCTGCCAACTCTTCAGGCCCTGCCACAGATCACACATTGGGAACACAGCAAG GTTATTACCTGAGTGCCCAGTTGTGGAGACAACCTGTGGGGTCCAAAGGTGCAATAATGACTGCGGTGATGGAGCCTACCCCTCCTGATGGGGAATGTCTCATGTTCTGGTACTACATGGAGGGCAGTGGGGTGGGTGAACTCAGTGTTTACCTTCAAACTCCTAACACTCACAGAGATCCCATCCAACTGTGGAACAGAAGTGGTGATCAGGGGAAGCACTGGAGACATGGGAGAGTGACACTTTTCAGTCCTGGTGCCTCATATCAG GTGATTTTTGAGGCAGTGGTTGGAGATGGGTTGAGCAGGGATATTTCCATCGACGACCTCACTGTCCTGAATAATGCTTGTGCCCCACCAG GGTTTTGTGACTTTGAGATGGATTTCTGCGGTTGGGTGAACAGTCCTCCAGCAGAGTCTGGAGTGGCCTGGGACTGGTTATCAGGCGGTAGTAAGGGTAATTTGGTCCCAAGAAGGGATCACTCCACAGGTACTTCTCTAG GCCACTTTGCTTTCTTTGTGTCCTCTACATCTAACACTGAAGATATCGCCCGACTGGAGAGTGAGACAATGGCGGCTGTAGATAGAGCTTGTCTGGAGTTCTGGCACTATGCCCGAGGGTGGTTAACAAACA GGCCCTCATATGTTACACTGACAGTTTTTCTGAATGAGACTACTGGACTGCgttctgtgtggaatacaagtGGATACATGAACGACACATGGATCAAAGACAGGGTGGATTACTCTTCATCGGGTCCTCACCAG ATTGTTTTACAAGCCAGCTGTCCTGGGTCAAAGGATGGAAGCTTTGCCCTGGATGATATCCATGTGATCAGGGGTAAGTCTTGCCATGACATTACCCTGATCACTACACCAAACCCTGCCACTATGACAACATCTGCTTCAGCCTCTGCCATGGACTGCTCCTTTGAACAAG GTTTTTGTAGTTGGGGCCAGGGGGATAGTGGTGATTTCACATGGGCTCTCAGTAGTGGACTTCAGGTCATTCAGCCATGGGATGGACCTCAGTATGATCATACTGTAGGAAATAATAAAG GTTTCTTTATAATGGTACATGGATCTGGATCTGAGGATAACCAGAGAGCAGTCATCTCTGTTCCTGTCATCAATCTTACAGCACACATATGTGTTGGATTCTGGTACTATATGCTCGGGCCTTCAGTGTCCACCCTGGACCTGCTGGTTAAGACA AAATCATCTGAAGTTTTAGTCTGGACTCGCCAAGGGACCCAGAATCCAGAGTGGATGAACGCACAAGTAACCATCAGCATGAACAACACCATAGAG CTGATGTTCATTGGTCATAGAAACACCAACAGCCAAGGATTTATCGCTATTGATGACATTATAGTGAGAGAGGGGGTCTGCAGTATTCAGA ATGTGTGTGGCTTTGATTCCAGTTTATGTGGATTTGAGAATGATGTCAGTCATAGGGGTCGTTGGGTTCGCAAAAGGGcaacaaaacatcacatggaTCACACCTATGGAACTGAAAATG GTTTCTACATGGCTGTGAAGATCTCAACCTCTACACAAACTGAGGTAGCTCAGCTGCTCACACCACAGCTCACTTCAGCTGCAGAGATGTGTGTACGCTTCTG GTACTGGTTACCTGCAGTTTTCTCTAACAGCATTGCTGTCCATGTGCTGAAAAATGAGGAACCAGGTGATGTCCTCTGGCAGCGGTCTGGAGTGCCTTCTACAGGCTGGGAGGTGGCAGAGGTCACTGTGTCCTCTCCTGCAAAATTCCAT GTAGCATTTAAAGCAGACTATGTGCCAGGCACTAATACTACAGTGAAACTAGATGATATTTCTTTGAGGGATGGGGCCTGCAGTCCTTTAGGCAGCTGTGACTTTGAGTCTGGACAGTGCAGCTGGGTCAACATCCACAAAGAAAATGGACATGACTGGGTGCTAGCCAATGGGGGCTACCAGGGTCCACCCACAGACCACACCACTCAGAGCCCAGAGG GTTGGTTCTTGCTGAGCTCCGCAAGGCACCAAAACCACAGCAGTCTAGCACAGGTAGTGTCAGAGTGGATCCAACTGACAGAATTCCCCTCCTGTCTCACCTTATGGTACCATATGGACAGCAG TGACTCTGGGACATTGCGAGTGTACCTGCGAACAGGGCCAACGAAGGAAGAGCTGATGttccacagcaacagcagtgaACACGAGTGGAGCAGGTTCTCTCAGTCTGTAGAGAGAACCAGTCCTTTCCAG GTGCTGATTGAGGCAGAGACTAACAACAAAGGCTTTATTGCTATTGATGACATCAGTCTCACATCAGGCCTTTGTCAag TAAATGGGACAAGTTTGGGATTTGGGGGTTGCTCATTTGAAAATGACTCATGTGGTTGGGAGGACGTGAGCGCTGGCCAGTTTCAGTGGGCGAGGGGAAGGAATACTAGTGAGAGCGCTGGACCCTCTGTAGACCATACTCTGGGCACTGAACTGG GTTGGTACATAGCAGTAGAGTCTGATCAAGGAGCTCAAATGAGCCCTGCAGCCTTGCAAAGTCCCACCATGAAACAGGCCAGTGCCACTTGCACACTACATTTCTACTACAACATGTATGGAGAAG GCACTGAAAAGCTGAATGTGTTGGTAAAAGAGGGTTCCAGGACTACCACACTGTGGTGGCTTTCTGGTAACAATGGAGATTTGTGGCAACATGGTGAGGTAATGATTGGTCGAATCCCTCAGGACTTCACTGTTCTGTTTGAATCCTCCAGGACCTTCAGCAGTCCTGGACACATTGCCATTGATGACATAAATTTCACCAACTGCATCCTGCCTG aGCCCCAACCGTTGTGTCCAGAGAGTATGTTTATATGCAACaatagtgtttgtgtggagcATACTCAGGTGTGTGACTTCAGCGATGACTGTGGGGACTGGTCTGATGAGAACAATTGCG ACAGTGATGTGGACACACCTGGAGCTGAGTGGATGCATTGCAGAGGACAGGAGGCCTGGCCCAACCATGGGCCTCCCAGAGATCACACCCACAACTCTGCTGCAG GACACTACATCATCCCTGGGACTTTGTCCAAGAAGGCCCAGGTATCAGAGACTCTCTCCAAAACTTTACTGCCCAGCACTAACTGCACT ATATAA
- the LOC113134174 gene encoding MAM and LDL-receptor class A domain-containing protein 1-like: protein MAVVSYILKGQFSGPCTFERDQCQWTDIGDGQSKWQRQKANNSTVPPTDHTTETGYYMRVNFLQGSTQNEARLQSPTLPRSSPYCQILFHFHISAESAGSLRVLMQQADGSEAILWSRSHSTVSHWIAEYLPLGLFQQTYKVLFSSMSKLTHRGITTGDYIIAVDDISFLNCEKSYQPPALSACDCSFEHGLCIWVQGGEDELDWLSRSGPTETLNTGPAGDHTSGKGKYIYIRSSPPSVKGNMAQLKSSLLPPAGAKGYCLTFWYHMFGATVGSLRVFLRTADPLEKNLVWQKSGNQGDEWLLVQSHVTLQKVHQVILEATVGGEAGDIAIDDIALISGPCPALDLCDFEEGSCNWQQNTTDDFDWVRQSGSSHRPNTGPDSDHTTNTPTGHYYYLPSSAADHTGQTAAMSSPLYPAGKGFCVQLWYHMYGKGMGTLKVYQQSEDGEKALIFSQTGDQGRLWRFAQASLLPRIRPFRIVVEGMKAGPTQEGDMAFDDVQLTDDHCPPFGFCDFESNMCSWSNLGAEVDQGDWLHGRAASPNPNTGPSVDHTTNSTHGHYLYVDSSVGEWGDMSFLTSDVFQPSTRGHCLTFWYHMYGSHVGTLRVYINDRKIHTSGNEEGILKWIETGNKGDKWQEASVSVNHEEAFWFLFVYQRGMNTGGDVALDDITIHPGACYSEPTITPDSNNDLLSVGLAVGLTLLGGGIIFIFLFILNKRNQPTILKNDVIDQNSVFDLFDCKIDGTQHGTESNFSFFNNLYDPSPHVTDTTMGSSDS from the exons ATGGCTGTGGTGAGCTACATTTTAAAAGGGCAGTTTTCTG GTCCGTGCACATTTGAGAGGGACCAGTGTCAATGGACTGACATTGGCGATGGACAAAGCAagtggcagagacagaaagccAATAACAGCACAGTACCACCTACTGATCACACAACAGAAACAG GCTACTACATGAGAGTGAATTTCCTTCAGGGGTCCACACAAAATGAGGCCCGACTCCAGAGTCCTACACTGCCCCGTTCATCCCCCTACTGCCAGATACT GTTTCACTTCCACATCAGTGCAGAGAGTGCTGGGTCACTCAGAGTGCTTATGCAGCAAGCTGACGGTAGTGAAGCAATCCTGTGGTCACGCAGTCACAGCACTGTCTCCCATTGGATTGCAGAGTATCTGCCTCTTGGCCTGTTCCAGCAAACTTATAAG GTTTTGTTCAGTAGCATGAGTAAACTTACTCACAGAGGTATAACCACTGGAGATTACATTATTGCTGTGGATGATATCTCTTTTCTGAACTGTGAAAAATCCTACCAGCCACCAG CTCTGTCTGCCTGTGACTGCTCTTTTGAACATGGTCTGTGTATTTGGGTTCAGGGGGGTGAAGATGAGTTGGACTGGCTCAGCAGGTCGGGTCCCACTGAAACCCTGAACACTGGGCCTGCAGGAGATCATACTAGTGGCAAAG gaaaatacatttacatcaGGAGTTCCCCACCATCTGTGAAGGGGAATATGGCCCAGCTGAAGTCTTcactgctgccacctgctggagCAAAGGGATACTGTCTCACATTTTGGTACCACATGTTTGGAGCTACTGTGGGCTCTTTGAGAGTGTTTCTTCGAACAGCTGATCCCTTAGAGAAGAATCTG GTGTGGCAAAAATCAGGAAATCAAGGGGATGAGTGGCTGCTGGTGCAGAGTCACGTGACTTTACAGAAAGTCCATCAAGTGATTCTGGAGGCGACAGTGGGAGGAGAGGCAGGGGACATAGCCATTGATGACATCGCCCTCATAAGTGGACCATGTCCTGCCTTGG ATTTGTGTGACTTTGAGGAGGGGAGCTGTAACTGGCAGCAGAACACTACTGATGACTTTGACTGGGTCAGACAGTCAGGCTCCTCTCACAGGCCCAACACGGGACCAGACAGTGACCACACCACCAACACGCCTACAGGCCATTACTACTACCTCCCCTCGTCTGCTGCGGACCACACTGGGCAGACAGCTGCAATGTCTTCACCGCTATACCCTGCAG GCAAAGGATTTTGTGTGCAGCTGTGGTACCACATGTATGGCAAAGGCATGGGGACCCTGAAGGTTTACCAGCAAagtgaagatggagagaaagctTTGATTTTCTCTCAGACAGGAGACCAGGGCCGGCTGTGGAGGTTTGCCCAGGCTTCCCTTCTGCCTCGGATCCGGCCCTTCAGG ATTGTGGTGGAAGGTATGAAGGCCGGCCCCACCCAGGAGGGAGACATGGCTTTTGATGATGTGCAGCTGACAGATGATCATTGTCCACCTTTTGGATTTTGTGACTTTGAGAGCAACATGTGTAGCTGGAGCAACTTGGGTGCAGAAGTGGACCAAGGAGACTGGCTCCACGGCAGAGCAGCCTCCCCAAACCCCAACACAGGGCCCAGCGTTGATCACACCACCAACTCAACACATG GTCACTATCTATATGTGGACAGCTCAGTGGGTGAGTGGGGAGACATGTCCTTTCTGACCAGTGATGTTTTCCAGCCATCCACTAGAGGGCATTGTCTCACCTTTTGGTACCACATGTACGGCAGCCATGTTGGGACTCTTAGAGTTTACATAAACGACAG AAAAATCCACACTAGTGGCAATGAAGAAGGCATTCTGAAGTGGATTGAGACGGGAAACAAAGGAGACAAGTGGCAGGAGGCCAGTGTGTCTGTTAATCATGAAGAAGCATTCTGG tttttgtttgtgtatcaaAGGGGGATGAATACAGGTGGGGATGTTGCTCTTGATGACATCACCATCCATCCAGGCGCCTGCTACTCAGAGCCCACCATCACCCCTGATAGTAATAATG ATTTGCTGTCTGTAGGCCTCGCAGTTGGTTTGACTCTGCTGGGTGGAggcatcatcttcatcttcctctttaTTCTGAACAAGAG gaACCAGCCAACAATTTTGAAGAACGATGTGATCGACCAGAACTCTGTGTTTGACCTTTTTGATTGCAAGATAGAT ggcACACAACATGGAACTGAATCCAACTTTTCCTTCTTTAACAATCTGTATGATCCATCGCCCCATGTAACTGACACCACTATGGGTTCATCTGATTCTTAG
- the LOC113133924 gene encoding peptidyl-prolyl cis-trans isomerase FKBP1A-like, translated as MGVKVETVRNGDGETFPKKGRMVSVHYVGTLTNGQKFDSSRDRGEPFKFKLGVGEVIRGWDEGVAQMSCGEVAMLTCSPDYAYGARGHPPVIPANSTLIFEVELLEC; from the exons ATGGGTGTAAAGGTTGAGACCGTAAGAAATGGAGACG GAGAGACGTTTCCGAAGAAAGGACGGATGGTTTCCGTGCACTACGTTG GCACACTGACAAATGGACAAAAGTTTGACTCCTCCAGGGACCGGGGAGAGCCCTTCAAATTCAAACTCGGAGTGGGTGAAGTAATCCGTGGCTGGGATGAGGGTGTAGCTCAG ATGAGCTGTGGCGAAGTGGCCATGTTGACCTGCTCACCAGATTATGCGTATGGTGCCAGGGGACACCCTCCTGTCATTCCAGCAAATTCCACTCTCATCTTTGAGGTGGAGCTTCTGGAGTGCTGA
- the plxdc2a gene encoding plexin domain-containing protein 2 — MAISATKAFQLISELVVILQFQISFMKLKAAYGVYHTNTQGLSLTEERYVIAGNNEPRGTSRPRPEAPGWATDNRGRYRDRHQPQESDPDLLMEERPNNFTQIVDADHAYYISKIYGPGDAASKELWVNIDDMEENQWKVHGFLSNTHRQAERVNLSFNFPFYGHILKEITVATGGFIYTGDIIHRMLTATQYIAPLMANFVPSLSKNSTVFYCDNGTAFVVQWSCIHIQDNISLGTFTFQAVLHDNGRIVFAYKEIPVDINSISSENHPVKVGLSDAFVVLHEIEQIPNVRRTTIYEYHKVNILKSKISNFTAVEMIPLPTCLQFSSCGSCVTSQIGFNCSWCSRLQRCSSGFDRNRQDWVDLGCPEERRVPRCLQMKDIMNITSPHLTHMSTPVTATSAQQRVSSMTSTPFSKTSTVTNPSTHSSTIAPAQPLTSKPAEGDTKISFHVNKASGGENTGESDELQLGLLVGIVILMIFMATAVLLSVYMYNHPTSSASLFFMERRPTHWPVMKFRRGSGHPSYCEVEAPTHDKDNMVVLDPMSDRRESEQKEGFIVPDQRERFLISDSS; from the exons ATGGCAATAAGCGCCACAAAGGCATTTCAACTCATTTCAGAACTGGTCGTGATTCTCCAGTTTCAGATAAGCTTCATGAAGCTAAAAGCCGCTTATG GGGTCTACCATACCAACACACAGGGGTTGTCTCTTACAGAAGAAAGGTACGTTATCGCAGGAAACAACGAGCCCAGAGGGACATCCAGGCCAAGACCTGAAGCGCCTGGATGGGCTACAGATAACAGGGGCCGTTATAGAGACCGACACCAACCACAGGAGTCAGACCCTGACCTGCTGATGGAGGAGAGACCCAACAATTTTACACAGATTGTG GATGCTGATCATGCCTACTACATATCTAAAATCTACGGCCCTGGAGATGCAGCCAGTAAAGAGCTGTGGGTGAACATTGATGACATGGAGGAAAATCAGTGGAAGGTGCATGGCTTCCTTTCCAACACCCACAGGCAGGCTGAG AGAGTAAATCTTTCCTTCAACTTTCCTTTCTATGGTCATATTCTAAAAGAAATCACAGTTGCAACTGGAG GTTTCATTTACACTGGAGATATAATCCACCGGATGCTCACAGCCACTCAGTACATCGCCCCCCTGATGGCTAATTTTGTCCCAAGCCTTTCCAAAAACTcgactgtgttttactgtgataATG GAACTGCATTTGTAGTTCAGTGGAGCTGCATTCACATCCAGGACAACATCAGTCTGGGAACGTTCACCTTCCAGGCTGTTCTGCACGACAATGGACGAATTGTCTTTGCATACAAAGAG ATTCCAGTTGACATCAACAGCATCAGCTCTGAGAATCATCCTGTCAAAGTGGGCTTGTCAGATGCTTTTGTAGTTCTTCATGAAATAGAGCAAATCCCCA ATGTTCGGAGGACAACTatttatgaatatcataaagTCAACATCCTCAAGTCCAAAATCTCTAACTTTACAGCTGTGGAGATGATACCTCTTCCTA CATGTCTCCAGTTCTCCAGCTGTGGTTCATGTGTCACTTCTCAGATTGGCTTTAACTGCAGCTGGTGCAGTCGGCTACAAAG ATGTTCTAGTGGCTTTGATCGTAACCGGCAGGACTGGGTTGACCTTGGCTGCCCAGAGGAG AGACGGGTTCCCCGGTGCCTTCAGATGAAAGACATTATGAACATCACATCTCCTCACCTGACACACATGTCTACTCCAGTTACAGCAACATCAGCGCAGCAGAGGGTTTCCAGCATGACTTCCACTCCCTTCAGCAAGACGTCCACTGTCACCAACCCctccacacacagcagcacaataGCCCCTGCACAGCCTCTAACCAGCAAACCTGCAGAAG GTGACACAAAGATATCTTTTCACGTCAACAAAGCAT CAGGAGGTGAGAACACAGGAGAGAGCGATGAGCTGCAGCTTGGTCTCCTGGTGGGCATTGTTATCCTGATGATATTCATGGCGACAGCTGTCCTTCTGTCCGTCTACATGTACAATCATCCCACTTCCAGTGCCAGCCTCTTCTTCATGGAG cGGCGTCCAACCCACTGGCCAGTTATGAAATTCAGAAGGGGATCTGGTCACCCTTCATATTGTGAGGTGGAAGCTCCCACTCACGACAAAGACAACATGGTGGTCCTTGACCCCATGTCAGACAGAAGAGAGAGTGAGCAAAAAGAAGGATTCATAGTTCCCGATCAAAGGGAGCGCTTCCTAATTTCAGACAGCTCCTGA